The region CTCTCAAGAAGACTATCTGAATTGAATCACTATCCAGCCATAGATGTACTTGCAAGTGTAAGCAGATTGATGGTGGATATCGTTGGTCATGATCACCTTGAGGCAAGCAGAAATCTTCGCAATTTAATGGCAACTTATTATGAAGCAAAAGATCTCATCGATGTAGGGGCTTATAAACCAGGATCGAATCCACAGATAGACAGAGCAATAAAAATGATAGATCCCATAAACAGCTTTCTCAAACAAAGAATAGATGAAAAACCTGATTATAAAGACACCGTGGCCGAACTTTTAAAGCTTGCTAACAGATAGAAAATTATTTCATGTCGGAAATTTTGGAAAATTCCAGGTGAAAAACCTGGTTGAATGTTTGTTCCTTTACAAGTTTAAACCCACTTTCTCTTGCTATTTTTTTGATCATACCAGAACTTTGCTCGAATTTCCATTTGGTTACATTCACCACTTTAACCATTTCCAGTCCATCATCTATTAGAAGCGGAACAGCAAAAAAACTCTTATGGCTGACTTTCTTAGGTATCGTAACATCCCACACAAGTAACTTACCCCACCTTTTCAAAACCCGATTTACATTTTCAAAAATCGCTTTATACTTTGGAAAATAAAAGAACGTAAAGAAACACACAACTGTATCAAAACTCTCAGGTGCAAATGTCAATTTAGTTGGATTCATAAGAAGTCTTAAAGATCTTTGATCGGCACTTTTCAACAAATCTTCTTCGTGAGTAATAAATACCGCCCTTTCTTTCAGCAATTTTGTGAATACATCTTCACCACCACTGCAAATTATGAGAACTCTTTCATCTTCAGATTCAAATTTGATCTCCACATGCTGATCTTTAAGACTATAATATCCGCTCATTTTTATCCTCCCAATAATTACAAGTATACACAATGAAGATTTAAACAGGCGCAAAAAGTTACCTTAGCAAACTAATTTTTGAAAAGAGAAAATGCTATTTATTGATCTGGAGGAAATAATTTGAAGTACTCTTTGATCAGGCAGTATTTAGATTCACTTGAAACAGGAAAAATCAGAAGAGAACTGTTATCCTTAGGGTTACCATCTATGGCAGAAAATGCCATGCAAATGTTATTTGGAATGGTTGATACAGCATTTCTCGGTCATCTTTCCTGGCAGGCAATGACCGGAGCCGGGTTGGCAAACCAGCTGTTTTTCGTTTTACAGGTGATTCTCATTGCTGCTTCCACAGGTGTTACTGTACTCATATCTAACAGTACGGGTGCCAGAAGCTGGCTATCAATTGGCAGAACCCTCTGGAACGGCATATATCTTGCTGCGATATGGGGATTTGTACTCATGGGACTTGGATTCTTCAGTACAAATCTTTTCAAAATATTTCCAAATGTTGACCCTGCAGTATTTGAAGCTGGTACACAATATCTCAGAACCATACTATTTGGTATCATGGGCATGTCACTTATGAGTACACTGGCAGCAGCTTTGAGGGGATCCGGTGATACGAAAACCCCAATGATAATTTCAGCTATATCAAATGGACTAAATGTTGTTCTCGATTATGGAATGATTTATGGAAGGCTTGGCTTTCCAAAGCTTGGAACAACTGGTGCAGCACTTGCTACAGTGATATC is a window of Pseudothermotoga elfii DSM 9442 = NBRC 107921 DNA encoding:
- a CDS encoding class I SAM-dependent methyltransferase, which translates into the protein MSGYYSLKDQHVEIKFESEDERVLIICSGGEDVFTKLLKERAVFITHEEDLLKSADQRSLRLLMNPTKLTFAPESFDTVVCFFTFFYFPKYKAIFENVNRVLKRWGKLLVWDVTIPKKVSHKSFFAVPLLIDDGLEMVKVVNVTKWKFEQSSGMIKKIARESGFKLVKEQTFNQVFHLEFSKISDMK